GCGGGAAAGCTTGGCGGGGGGCAAATTACAGGCCGGTGTATTAGCGTGTCAGCCCCGCAACCGGGAATATCGGCAGCTGCAACGGGCGCTGGCGCAGTGGCTCAGCACGCCGGTTCCGGCCGACTCGATTGTACCGTACGAAACGCGGTATGAGCAGGTGGCCCTGAATCTGGAGCGCTGGCGGCAAGAAGCTATTTCGGATTCGGAATATCTACTCATAAACCTGCCCGCGTACCGGCTAGAGCTGGTGCGCGGCGACAGTGTAGTGCGCCAGCACCGCGTGATTATCGGTAAGCCCGAAATGCCCTCACCTACCCTGAGCAGCACCATCGACCACTTTACCCTGGCACCCGACTGGCACGTGCCACGCTCCATTGCTACCAGGGAAATTCTGCCCATTCTGAAAAAAGACGTGGGCTACTTGGCCCGCAATAACTTCGCCGTGTACGACGCGCGCGGCCGCCAACTTGATCCGTACCAAATCAACTGGCAGCAGGTCTCGACCAAAAGCTTTGCCTACACTATTCGGCAGTCTGCAGGGTGCGACAACGCCTTGGGCAACATTGTGTTTCGGTTCAAAAACCCCTACTCCGTCTATCTGCACGATACGCCCGTGCGCCAAGCGTTTACCTATCCGATGCGGGCGCTCAGCCACGGCTGCATGCGGCTCCAGAATCCGATGCAGCTGGCTACTTATTTATTAACGCGTGGGGGGCAATTCAGGCGGCTACCAACCGAGGAGGAGTGCGCCCTCCAGTCGAAGCCACAGCAAGTTCGTCTCGCCAAGTCCATGCCGCTGCACGTGCGCTATTTCACCTGCGCCGCCGAGAATGGCCAGCTCCGCTTCTACCCTGATATATACCAGCGTGACAAGGCACTCAGCCGCGCCCTTGCAGCCATGGCGCGCCAGTCGTAGCATCTCTCTAACTGCATGATTTAAAACAGGTTGTTCCATGATTAAAATCATGGCTGCGAGCGGGCGCTTTTCCGAATTTTGTGGTGTTGCCGGGCCGCGCTAGCTGGATTCACGCCCAAAAAAGCCCCC
The window above is part of the Hymenobacter radiodurans genome. Proteins encoded here:
- a CDS encoding L,D-transpeptidase scaffold domain-containing protein; translation: MHFRLLSLTSALFFLLLQCGSRQQAATNAVASTASIVPFLPPTETPVGELILALLDTTSAGPIAADERLGLQVGAHVRAFYGAAPQPAWTQPNDSLTTEAKEVLALFGQARTYGLRPENYAAAQLQALRDSLRRPSPSKPQQRARFDVYLSDAVLRFMLDLHRGRLRTYAVSPQEQAAGQVFQPAHILRESLAGGKLQAGVLACQPRNREYRQLQRALAQWLSTPVPADSIVPYETRYEQVALNLERWRQEAISDSEYLLINLPAYRLELVRGDSVVRQHRVIIGKPEMPSPTLSSTIDHFTLAPDWHVPRSIATREILPILKKDVGYLARNNFAVYDARGRQLDPYQINWQQVSTKSFAYTIRQSAGCDNALGNIVFRFKNPYSVYLHDTPVRQAFTYPMRALSHGCMRLQNPMQLATYLLTRGGQFRRLPTEEECALQSKPQQVRLAKSMPLHVRYFTCAAENGQLRFYPDIYQRDKALSRALAAMARQS